The Quercus lobata isolate SW786 chromosome 9, ValleyOak3.0 Primary Assembly, whole genome shotgun sequence region ATGCTTTGTTTGAAACAGAATTTAGGTCCCAACCGTGGACTCGAAACAGGACTAGATGTTTGTGAGTAACAGTTCAAGCATAATGCATTGACATAGTAGGAGCTGGTTGATATCGGTCCAGTGgtgaaaaaagaagataatatatatatatatatatatatatgagtgaTAAAAGAATAGAGGGTGAAATGTAGAGTGTACTTTAAAAGTGAGCTACTGCTAaactagaaagtagaaacatTGACCTTTTGAGGAGGCAATTTTTAGTCCGAAGATAACCCATATGTGAATGTGAGTGATTACTCTAACaataatctatatctatataatatttaaaagctAAATGCTACACTTCTGTTAAGTGACATTTTAGTTCAGTTTGATCCATCTAGTTTATTTCAGTTCATATTGGTTTATTCGTTCCACTTTGGTTCATTTTGATCTATTTTGGACTAATTAGGCctcaaattaatattttttgtagaTTGCCTTTTAGTTTTgggcccaattttttttctaaatttttgggttaaaaagtatgaaattttattttatttgggccaaactatttagtttttggctaaaaataccaaaaaaaaaaaaaaagtaccagaAATTAGAGATATGGACACctaaaatgcaataaaaatgataaatattcacaatattaccttaaaattcaagtttcaatagTATACATTATGCCTGTAtttggaaagaagaaaaaaaaatgctacaattctaaacttgtataataatttaaacttaataacATATTACATGTGTTCAATGGAATGAGgagtacatttaaaaaaaaaaaaaattcttggataTATTCAAATTAGTCAACCGattatgatatattttataaaacaatattataattatgtaatttaaatctttttaatatatatatatatatatacatttcattacataaaacttataaaaatagaaaatacttttaagTAGCACATGCACTATTTaacttacaaattttatattatattcttataaaagtaatctatatatatataaaaccgaagcctttgctggcaccacaattttccacatcagcacaatatttaaaaaataaaaataaaaatatcataactcctcaaaaccctagcaaccttacctctctctcaagttaagaagtATAAAGTTACgatttctgcaaactctctctctccagcacaattttccacgtcagcacaatatttaaaaaaaataaaaataaaaacattataactcctcaaaaccctagcaaccttacctctctctcaagttaagaaatataaagtcacagtttctgcaaactctctctctccagacgcaggaagccctaaacgcacgGTGTAGCATtcaaggttagttttgtttatatattaattaatacatagtactttgttcaccattaaatactcatataatcaatttccaattcagtgttcaagaaccaaaattctaactgcgctatcataaaatattattattagtatgaattttatggagttgcggtgttcaggaattaaaccaaaattcttttaaattatctataatattttgtcctccaaaaattttctctctttaattttagtatattgtgtttcttaagttatagagagattttctttagtttctgcaaactctctctctccagatgtaggaagcTCTAAACGCACagtatagcattcaagatctacaatgcacggtatacatttgggtattatttagaattgttttcaaatgattgtaccaataaaaatgaatgtgtataaattttgtttaactatcccgtgcatcgcacggattagcgactagttatattatattttcctaCACATTACATAAGTTTGTGACTAGTTATTAACgtggtttaaaaaattaaatcgaACGGGCTGATTCACCCAAAAATCGAACTCTCAACCAGTCCAATAAAAACCGTAAAAACTAGGAATGAGAcacttttcccttcttttttttgacgTTTTGGGCTTTTAAAACGATGGTTATTAAAAAacggtgtaacttgaactcttATATAAAACGGGCAGCGTTTAAGAACAAAAGGTTGGAAGCAAAACGACAGCGTCCAAATGGGCATTTGATTCATTGACAAAGAGAGAGGAGTATGGTTACTGGTACTGGGGTTGAGttttatccaaaaagaaaaccaCTTTGAGAGCTAGCTGTGGACTGCAGAGGAGAGGTGACTCAAATCGGAACCCATAGGTACAGACTCAGTCAATGGCGTCTTCTTCCTTCTCCACTCTTCATCTCACTACTCCAAcaaccctttcttcttcttcttccacctCCAACACCAACAACAATGTTCGGaagctttcttcttctcttttctcttcacCCATCTCCATTTCCAGCTTCTCTTCAAACCCCAACAACGCTTTCCATTTCCTCAACAACAAACTTGTTTCTCCCACTCCAAGGCGTCTCTCTGTCATCGCTATGGCTCCTCCTAAGCCCGGTGGCAAATCCAAGAAAGGCaagttttttttagaatgataCCATAATTCACACTATCCACTGTAGTATTATTTCAATATGTTGTTTTTATTATAGGAATATCCGAACGTATTGAGGATTTGTAGGAGTTTGAGAAGTTGGTTAATTTGTGTGGTGATGAATTGCAGTGGTGGGAATGATAAAGCTGGCTCTAGAGGCAGGGAAGGCGACACCGGCGCCGCCAGTGGGGCCGGCACTGGGTTCCAAGGGTGTGAATATCATGGCTTTCTGTAAGGACTACAATGCCAGGACAGCTGACAAGCCTGGTTACGTTATTCCTGTTGAAATTACTGTCTATGATGTAAGTTCTTTTTATTCCATTCCTTGGTtctatttcttttgtaatttgcttgtgttattagtatttttcttatcattgttttttattttttatttttttccaggATAGAAGCTTTACTTTCATTTTGAAGACACCCCCTGCTTCAGTTCTGCTCTTAAAAGCCGCAGGTGTGCTTCTTTAACAATGCCCATTAtgtgtttgattgttttacCCTTCGTTTGTTTGGCATTTACTGAATGTAATTAAGCACCTAAATTCCTGGATTTTAGCAGTGTGTTTCAGGGCTATTACCAATTTGATGTAGTAACTTATTGAGTGGTTATTACTTGAATCAAGCTTCGTTTTAATACATCCAACATGTAATGTTATAGCTTACAAGTAGAATCTAGAAAACTAGAATTTTTCCATCACTGATGTTTTCATATGGGAAAATTTActtatttgaaaaagtggagcatctttgatttgattttggcatTGACTCTGATTGTGCTAGATGAAAAGTGAATTCATTATTATCTTGCTAAAGGCTCATTAGAATACTCAGAATGGAGAAATTGTGCGGAAAGTTGACTACGCTTTTTGAAAGGCCTCTTAAATGAAATACTCATCTACAAACATAACAAGCGAGCACGTGACAGTTCCAGACCATAACTTTTGAGATGCTTAAATCCTAATGAACTACAAATATGATGATGAACTTTAAAAGGGGAGAGTTTGGAATAATTTGATTGTGTTCTATACAATTAATTTGAGGTGGAAAAAGTGCTCGATCCTGATGTCATATTGTCATTGGCTCTTGTCCTTGTATCAACCTTCTAAGTTTGATTTTCAGTACCATGGTTGAAAACATTAGAAGTAAGTTCGTATAATTACAAAGAAACTCAGAGTGACTAATTAGTAATTGCAGGAGAAGAGCAGATGTGACTCTGAGGGTGTTCTAATAGCTATGATGTTGAATGAAATATGTTGTGATAAGTTTTGATTAAACCATCTTAGACTTTTTCGCAAACTCAACACAGAACTTAAGGCTAGGTGGCtagttttcctttttctacTATGTATTGGTTTTGATTGTCTATGCCACGTGCTATAGTTCTTGctattttgttgagaaaaatTCTAGTCTTCTAGAGAATTCAGCTTCAAGGTGGTTACCCTGGTTCCTGATGATATATGTATTGCTGGCATGCATAGaaagtttatactttataatgACTTGTTATTATGATGTTATGAATAAACTATTGATGGTGACTTTTTATTAGgtttaaaaaattagagaattttcTTCCCTCGTATAAATTCCACTATTGAATAGTGATAGCTTATTGTGCTGATTGATATGTAGGCGTAGAGAAAGGTTCTAAAGACCCAAAGATGGAGAAAGTAGGCAAGGTCACCATCGAGCAATTGCGCACAATTGCCGCTGAGAAGCTGCCAGACTTAAATTGCACAACTATTGAATCAGCAATGAGAATTATAGCAGGGACTGCAGCTAACATGGGAATTGATATTGACCCTCCAGTTCTTGAACCCAAAAAGAAGGAGGAACTTGTGTAGATCCCATTGTTCTTTgtttgcttgattttttttcttaattgtatTTAGGAATCATATTTGTGTAAGAAGAtcaataaattcttgattttatTAAACTATACCTTCTATTTTGGTCTTCTGGGCATAAAATTCTTGACTGAAAACTcaaactttcctttttcttgaaTGAAGTTGACCGGATAGGGAGAGCGCCATTATTCTAGTACTGCTCAATCTCTCATGAGGGATATGCTCCCACCAAGCCCTAATCCTACTGTTTTCCTGAAGT contains the following coding sequences:
- the LOC115959100 gene encoding 50S ribosomal protein L11, chloroplastic-like, yielding MASSSFSTLHLTTPTTLSSSSSTSNTNNNVRKLSSSLFSSPISISSFSSNPNNAFHFLNNKLVSPTPRRLSVIAMAPPKPGGKSKKVVGMIKLALEAGKATPAPPVGPALGSKGVNIMAFCKDYNARTADKPGYVIPVEITVYDDRSFTFILKTPPASVLLLKAAGVEKGSKDPKMEKVGKVTIEQLRTIAAEKLPDLNCTTIESAMRIIAGTAANMGIDIDPPVLEPKKKEELV